The genomic window CGCACGGACGTCAAGCGCGTCCCGGTCGTGGGGCTGGGTTGCGTCGGCGGTGCGGCTGGCATCGCCCGGGTGCACGACCACCTGCTGGGACATCCCGACGACGTCGCCGTGCTGCTGTCGGTCGAGCTGTGCAGCCTGACCCTGCAGCGGCACGACACTTCCACGGCCAACCTCGTCGCGAGCGGACTGTTCGGGGACGGGGCGGCCGCGGTCGTGCTGCTCGGCGAGCGGGCTGCGGGGGACCACCTCCCGCGCGGGCCGCGGGTGGTCGCGACCCGGAGCCGGTTCTATCCCGACACGGAGACGGCCATGGGCTGGGACATCCGCTCGACCGGCCTGAAGATCGTGCTCGGCGCGGAGGTGCCCGACCTGGTGCGCGCCAACGTCCGCGACGATGTGGACGCCTTCCTGGCCAGCCAGGGCCTGACCCGTGCGGACATCGGCTGGTTCGTCGCCCACCCCGGTGGCCCGAAGGTCCTGGACGCCATGGCCGAGGCGCTGCAGGTCCCGGCGAGTGCCCTGGCCGTGACCTGGGCCTCCCTGGAGCAGATCGGCAACCTGTCCTCCTCCTCGGTGCTGCACGTCCTGTCCGACACCCTGCGCGACCATGCGCCCACGCCCGGCAGCCACGGGCTGCTGCTGGCGATGGGTCCGGGCTTCTGCCTGGAGATGGTTCTGCTGCAGGCGCCGGTGGAGTGACCGGGTGGACTCCCTGGACTGGTATGCCGTCCTGCTCGGCCTCGTCGTGCTCGAGCGGGTGGCCGAGCTGGTCCTGTCGAAGCGGCACGCCGCCTGGGCGCTGGGCCAGGGTGGGGTCGAGCACGGTCGGGGCCACTATCCGCCGATGGTGCTGCTGCACAGCGCCCTGCTGCTCGGCGCGTTCGGGGAGGCGTGGCTGGGCGACCGGCCGTTCCTGCCCTGGCTCGGCTGGCCGATGCTGGCGGTTGTGGTCGCGGCGCAGGCGCTGCGGTGGTGGTGCATCGCCTCGCTCGGGCGTCAGTGGAACACCCGCGTCATCGTCGTGCCGGGCCTGCCGCTGGTCAGCCGCGGGCCCTATCGCCTCCTGCGCCACCCCAACTATGTCGCCGTGGTCGCCGAGGGGATCGCGCTGCCCCTGGTGCACACCTCGTGGGTGACCGCGCTCGTCTTCACCGTCCTGAACGCCTGGCTGCTCACGGTGCGCATCCGCAGCGAGGACGCCGCCCTGGCGACCGTCCGGTGAGGGACGCCGACGTCGTCTTGATCGGTGGTGGCCCGGTCGGGATGACCGCTGCGCTGTATGCCGCGCGCGCCGGACTGTCGGTCATCGTCCTGGAGCCGCGTCGCTCACCGGTGGACAAGGCGTGCGGGGAGGGTGTGATGCCGGGTGCTCTGGTGGCGCTGCACCAGCTGGGTGTCGAGCCGGTGGGTTTCGACTTCCGGGGCATCCGCTACACCGACGGGCGTCGCTCGGTCACCGCGGACTTCCCCGGTGGGCCCGGTCGGGGCGTGCGCCGCACCGAGCTGCACCAGGTGCTGCGCGCTGCGCTGGATGCCGCTGATATCAGGGTGCTGCCGGTGGCCGCCGTTGGGGTGGAGCAGGACTCCTCGTCGGTGCGAGTGACGCTGGCTGACTCGAGGCGGGTGCTGACCGCCTCCTATGTCGTCGCTGCCGATGGTCTGCACTCGCCGACCCGCCGGTGGTTGGGGCTGGAGGCACCGGCCCGGGGTCCGCGCCGGCACGGGTTGCGCCGCCACTTCGCCGTCGCGCCGTGGATCGACCGCGTCGAGGTGCACTGGGCTCCCGCCGGAGAGGCCTACGTGACACCTGTGGCTGAGGACACGGTCGGCGTCGCCCTGCTCACCGGCAACAAGGGGCCGTTCGAGGAGCACCTGGCGCAGTTCCCGGCGCTGGCCCAGCGGCTGGTCGGGGTCGAACCCGCCAGCAGCGTCCTGGGCGCCGGGCCGTTCGCCCAGCGCGTCACCTCGCGCGCCAGCGGCCGGGTGCTGCTGGTCGGTGACGCAGGCGGCTATGTCGACGCGCTGACGGGGGAGGGCCTGGCGGTCGGCTTCGCCCAGGCAAAGATGGCGGTGCGAGCGATCCTGGCCGGCCAGCCCTCGGCATACCCCCGTCTGGCCCGGCAGGTCACCTGGCGCAGCACCGCCCTCACCCGCGGTCTGCTGCTCGCCACCCAGCCGCAGTGGGGGCGACGCGCCACCTTGCGTGCCGCCGTCGCGCTGCCCGGCGTCTTCCGCGGCGCAGTGTCGGTCCTGTCTCGCACCTGAGCTGTCCCGTCAGGCGGGCCGGAAGGTCCCGAGCCGGGCGTGGACCACCTCGGCGGTCTGCACCATCGGGTCACCTGCGGGTGCGGGCAGGCCGACCCAGCGCAACGGTGTCGTCAGCTCACCCGTGACCGTCCCGTGCCTCAGCGGCCACGGCTCGTGCTCGACGGGGGTGCGCCACAGGGCGCGGGCGCGGCGGTGATAGGCCGTCCAGCGGCCGGCCAGGCTCTCGACCAGCGGGGTGCGCTCGTGCGCGGTCAGCGGTGCTCCCGTCTGGACCGAGGCGGTGAACCACGCGCTGTCCTGTGGAGTGCGCAGACCGAGCACGCCCCGCGGCGCGCCGAAGCGATAGTCCCAGCGGGCGTCGTCGGTGGCGTCCTCGCCGCGGGCCACGACG from Ornithinimicrobium cryptoxanthini includes these protein-coding regions:
- a CDS encoding type III polyketide synthase — protein: MSTVAAVHGVLPPHRYAQEDLTGMLADLVGLPERLRPQLQQIHGNAGVAFRHLALPAQDYAEVCSDFGRSNDAFIEHGTELAAQAVEGALKQAGVDAQDVDLLLSTTITGLAVPSIDAKLMGRLPLRTDVKRVPVVGLGCVGGAAGIARVHDHLLGHPDDVAVLLSVELCSLTLQRHDTSTANLVASGLFGDGAAAVVLLGERAAGDHLPRGPRVVATRSRFYPDTETAMGWDIRSTGLKIVLGAEVPDLVRANVRDDVDAFLASQGLTRADIGWFVAHPGGPKVLDAMAEALQVPASALAVTWASLEQIGNLSSSSVLHVLSDTLRDHAPTPGSHGLLLAMGPGFCLEMVLLQAPVE
- a CDS encoding isoprenylcysteine carboxyl methyltransferase family protein → MDWYAVLLGLVVLERVAELVLSKRHAAWALGQGGVEHGRGHYPPMVLLHSALLLGAFGEAWLGDRPFLPWLGWPMLAVVVAAQALRWWCIASLGRQWNTRVIVVPGLPLVSRGPYRLLRHPNYVAVVAEGIALPLVHTSWVTALVFTVLNAWLLTVRIRSEDAALATVR
- a CDS encoding NAD(P)/FAD-dependent oxidoreductase, translated to MRDADVVLIGGGPVGMTAALYAARAGLSVIVLEPRRSPVDKACGEGVMPGALVALHQLGVEPVGFDFRGIRYTDGRRSVTADFPGGPGRGVRRTELHQVLRAALDAADIRVLPVAAVGVEQDSSSVRVTLADSRRVLTASYVVAADGLHSPTRRWLGLEAPARGPRRHGLRRHFAVAPWIDRVEVHWAPAGEAYVTPVAEDTVGVALLTGNKGPFEEHLAQFPALAQRLVGVEPASSVLGAGPFAQRVTSRASGRVLLVGDAGGYVDALTGEGLAVGFAQAKMAVRAILAGQPSAYPRLARQVTWRSTALTRGLLLATQPQWGRRATLRAAVALPGVFRGAVSVLSRT
- a CDS encoding YqjF family protein, translated to MSGHDPDAPVRAAVNLQTWRHLTFLHWAYDVETVQSLVPPPLRVQTWEGQTWVGVIPFLMADVRLPRLPAPPGWDAFAELNVRCYVQAPDGRDGIWFLGMVVPRASFALSLRSIGLPYEVADGVVARGEDATDDARWDYRFGAPRGVLGLRTPQDSAWFTASVQTGAPLTAHERTPLVESLAGRWTAYHRRARALWRTPVEHEPWPLRHGTVTGELTTPLRWVGLPAPAGDPMVQTAEVVHARLGTFRPA